One genomic window of Pseudoxanthomonas sp. includes the following:
- the asd gene encoding archaetidylserine decarboxylase (Phosphatidylserine decarboxylase is synthesized as a single chain precursor. Generation of the pyruvoyl active site from a Ser is coupled to cleavage of a Gly-Ser bond between the larger (beta) and smaller (alpha chains). It is an integral membrane protein.): MSLVTTLTYALPHRLLSSLARRLAYSDNPAIKQRIIDTVVAKFNVNLAEAAQPDPTAYPTFNAFFTRALKPGARMPDPDPRSLLMPADGHISQCGSIESGRIFQAKGKHFTAGALLGSEADAAPFEHGSYATVYLSPRDYHRVHMPWSGTLRETVHVPGRLFSVGTDAVANVQGLFARNERLVCHFDTDFGPMACVMVGAMLVSGVETVWSGVEIPEYGTRITRKDYRGQGIVLERFGEMARFNYGSTVIVLLPPGVASLASNLGPETPVRLGQPLARLT, from the coding sequence GTGAGCCTGGTCACCACGCTCACCTACGCCTTGCCGCACCGGCTGCTGTCCTCACTCGCACGCAGGCTGGCCTACTCGGACAATCCGGCGATCAAGCAGCGGATCATCGACACGGTCGTGGCCAAGTTCAACGTGAACCTGGCCGAGGCGGCACAACCCGACCCGACCGCCTACCCGACCTTCAATGCGTTCTTCACCCGCGCCCTGAAGCCCGGCGCGCGCATGCCCGACCCGGACCCGCGCAGCCTGCTGATGCCGGCCGATGGCCACATCAGTCAATGCGGGTCGATCGAATCGGGCCGCATCTTCCAGGCCAAGGGCAAACACTTTACCGCCGGCGCGCTGCTGGGCAGCGAAGCCGACGCCGCGCCGTTCGAACACGGCAGCTACGCCACGGTGTACCTGTCGCCGCGCGACTACCACCGCGTGCACATGCCCTGGTCCGGCACGCTGCGCGAAACCGTGCACGTGCCGGGCCGCCTCTTCAGCGTGGGCACCGATGCAGTGGCCAACGTGCAGGGCCTGTTCGCGCGCAACGAGCGGCTGGTGTGCCATTTCGACACCGACTTCGGGCCGATGGCCTGCGTGATGGTCGGCGCGATGCTGGTCTCGGGCGTGGAAACGGTCTGGAGCGGCGTCGAGATCCCTGAATACGGCACCCGCATCACCCGCAAGGACTACCGCGGCCAGGGCATCGTGCTGGAGCGCTTCGGCGAAATGGCACGCTTCAACTACGGCTCCACCGTGATCGTGCTGCTGCCGCCGGGCGTCGCCAGCCTGGCATCAAACCTGGGCCCGGAAACCCCGGTGCGCCTGGGCCAGCCACTGGCACGGTTGACGTAG
- a CDS encoding SCO family protein, whose amino-acid sequence MPKRTLGVALLIAIAAVLGVLAANKLLGPSRTGHTQWPATQTVTLLPTPRPLPEFSLRQSDGTQLTQGELRGHWTLVFLGFTYCPDVCPTTLAQLAQAQKQWAGLSDTLRPRVLFVSIDPERDTPAKVGEYAHAFHPDTLAATADIPALEQFAKSLSLVFVKAPGEHFKENPQDYSMDHSAQIVVLDPQGRMAGIIQPPFQPELIGSDLLKLTQAMTK is encoded by the coding sequence ATGCCCAAACGCACCCTCGGTGTCGCACTGTTGATTGCAATCGCCGCCGTCCTGGGCGTGCTGGCGGCCAACAAGCTGCTGGGACCCTCCAGGACCGGCCACACGCAGTGGCCGGCGACCCAGACGGTGACCTTGTTGCCCACGCCACGGCCGTTGCCGGAGTTTTCGCTGCGCCAGTCCGATGGCACCCAGCTGACCCAGGGCGAACTGCGCGGCCACTGGACGCTGGTGTTCCTGGGCTTCACCTATTGCCCGGACGTGTGCCCCACCACCCTGGCCCAGCTGGCCCAGGCGCAGAAGCAGTGGGCCGGCCTGTCAGACACCCTGCGCCCGCGCGTGCTGTTCGTTTCGATCGATCCCGAGCGCGACACGCCGGCCAAGGTCGGCGAATATGCGCACGCTTTCCATCCCGACACGCTCGCCGCCACGGCCGACATCCCGGCGCTTGAGCAGTTCGCCAAGTCGCTGAGCCTGGTGTTCGTCAAGGCGCCCGGTGAGCACTTCAAAGAGAACCCCCAGGACTATTCCATGGACCATTCCGCACAGATCGTCGTGCTCGACCCACAGGGCCGCATGGCCGGCATCATCCAGCCGCCATTCCAGCCCGAACTGATCGGCAGCGACCTGCTGAAACTCACCCAGGCGATGACCAAGTGA
- the prmB gene encoding 50S ribosomal protein L3 N(5)-glutamine methyltransferase: protein MPADAANALHTIIDLIRYGASRFNAAGLTFGHSHDNALDEATALVLHTLHLPPDIGPAYGQARLVPEEKEAILALIERRVAERVPVAYLTGEAWFAGLSFKSDSRALVPRSPIAELIESGFEPWLAGRDVHRALDLCTGSGCIAIAMGHYNPDWQVDGADISDDALALARENKARLLADNVELVKSDLFNGLAGRHYDLIVTNPPYVTNDETDALPQEYSYEPELGLRAGDDGLDLVLKILRDAPIHLHEDGLLICEVGESEQHLIKLLPEVDFAWVEFKVGQMGIFAVECRELIAHSARITELAAQRP from the coding sequence ATGCCTGCCGACGCAGCCAACGCCCTGCACACCATCATCGACCTGATCCGTTACGGCGCCAGCCGGTTCAACGCGGCCGGGTTGACCTTCGGCCACAGCCACGACAACGCGCTGGATGAAGCTACCGCGCTGGTCCTGCACACGCTGCACCTGCCGCCGGACATCGGTCCGGCCTACGGCCAGGCGCGCCTGGTGCCGGAAGAAAAAGAAGCGATCCTGGCGTTGATCGAGCGCCGCGTGGCCGAGCGCGTGCCGGTCGCCTACCTGACCGGCGAGGCCTGGTTCGCCGGCCTGAGCTTCAAGAGTGACAGTCGCGCCCTGGTGCCGCGCTCGCCGATCGCCGAGCTGATCGAGTCCGGCTTCGAGCCGTGGCTGGCCGGCCGCGACGTGCATCGCGCGCTGGACCTGTGCACCGGTTCGGGCTGCATCGCCATCGCCATGGGCCACTACAACCCGGACTGGCAGGTCGACGGTGCCGACATCAGCGACGATGCGCTGGCGCTGGCACGCGAGAACAAGGCGCGCCTGCTCGCCGACAACGTCGAACTGGTCAAGTCCGACCTGTTCAACGGGCTGGCTGGCCGCCATTACGACCTGATCGTCACCAACCCGCCGTACGTCACCAACGACGAGACCGACGCGCTGCCGCAGGAATATTCCTACGAGCCGGAGCTGGGCCTGCGCGCGGGCGACGACGGCCTGGACCTGGTCCTGAAGATCCTGCGCGACGCGCCGATCCACCTGCACGAGGACGGCCTGCTGATCTGCGAAGTGGGCGAGTCCGAACAGCACCTGATCAAGCTGCTGCCGGAAGTGGATTTCGCCTGGGTCGAGTTCAAGGTCGGCCAGATGGGCATCTTCGCGGTCGAATGCCGCGAGTTGATCGCCCACAGCGCACGCATCACCGAGCTGGCAGCGCAACGTCCATGA
- the aroC gene encoding chorismate synthase: MSSNSFGKLLTVTTFGESHGPAIGCVVDGCPPGLELDAAEFAHDLQRRATGKSRHTSARREADEIEILSGVYEGRTTGTPIGLLIRNTDQRSKDYTNIAAQFRPGHADYSYWQKYGIRDPRGGGRSSARETTMRVAAGVIAKKWLLQRYGVTVRGFLSQLGEIKPQGFDWSVVEDNPFFWPHAEQVPALEEYMDALRKSGDSVGARVDVVAEGVPPGWGEPIYGKLDGDLAAALMSINAVKGVEIGDGFASAMQKGTEHRDLITPDGFLSNHAGGILGGISTGQAVTASIVLKPTSSLRLPGATVDVDGKVVDVITTGRHDPCVGIRATPIAEAMVALVLMDQALRHRAQCGDVGEVSPRIPG; encoded by the coding sequence ATGAGTTCCAACAGCTTCGGCAAGCTGCTGACCGTCACCACCTTCGGCGAGTCCCATGGGCCGGCGATCGGTTGCGTGGTCGATGGCTGTCCGCCGGGGCTGGAACTGGACGCGGCCGAATTCGCCCACGACCTGCAGCGCCGCGCGACCGGCAAGAGCCGGCATACCTCGGCGCGGCGCGAGGCTGACGAAATCGAGATCCTGTCCGGCGTCTATGAAGGCCGCACGACCGGGACGCCGATCGGTCTGCTGATCCGCAACACCGACCAGCGCAGCAAGGACTACACCAATATCGCCGCGCAGTTCCGTCCGGGACATGCCGACTACAGCTACTGGCAGAAGTACGGCATCCGCGATCCGCGCGGCGGCGGGCGTTCGTCCGCACGCGAGACGACGATGCGCGTGGCCGCTGGCGTGATCGCCAAGAAGTGGCTTCTGCAGCGTTACGGCGTGACGGTGCGCGGCTTCCTGTCGCAGCTGGGCGAGATCAAGCCGCAGGGCTTCGACTGGAGCGTGGTCGAGGACAACCCGTTCTTCTGGCCGCATGCCGAACAGGTACCGGCGCTGGAGGAGTACATGGATGCGCTGCGCAAGTCCGGTGATTCGGTCGGTGCGCGCGTGGACGTGGTCGCCGAGGGCGTGCCGCCGGGCTGGGGCGAGCCGATCTACGGCAAGCTCGATGGCGACCTGGCCGCCGCGCTGATGAGCATCAATGCGGTCAAGGGCGTGGAAATCGGCGACGGCTTTGCCAGTGCGATGCAGAAGGGCACCGAACACCGCGACCTGATCACGCCCGACGGCTTCCTGAGCAACCACGCCGGTGGCATTCTCGGTGGTATCTCCACTGGCCAGGCGGTCACCGCGTCGATCGTGCTCAAGCCCACCTCCAGCCTGCGCCTGCCAGGTGCCACGGTCGACGTGGACGGCAAGGTCGTCGATGTCATCACCACCGGCCGCCACGATCCGTGCGTCGGCATCCGTGCCACGCCGATCGCCGAGGCGATGGTCGCGCTGGTGCTGATGGACCAGGCGTTGCGCCACCGCGCGCAGTGCGGCGACGTGGGTGAAGTTTCCCCGCGGATTCCTGGGTGA